The following are encoded in a window of Salinigranum halophilum genomic DNA:
- the ftsZ gene encoding cell division protein FtsZ, which produces MDSIVDSAIEEAEKMEDGTTNGVDDPSSSTGPTGTMTDEQLQDVLKDLQTNITVVGCGGAGGNTVNRMAEEGIKGAKLVAANTDVQHLVNVQADTKILIGEQKTQGRGAGSLPQVGEEAALESQEDIHDSIQGSDMVFVTAGLGGGTGTGSAPVVAKAAREAGALTIAIVTTPFTAEGEVRRTNAEAGLERLRDVADTVIVVPNDRLLDAVGKLPVKQAFKVSDEVLMRSVKGITELITKPGLVNLDFADVKTVMERGGVAMIGLGESDSEQKAQDSVKSALRSPLLDVDISGANSALVNVTGGSDMSIEEAEGVVEEIYERIDPEARIIWGTSIDEELDGSMRTMIVVTGVDSPQIYGRTDVQPQAGTADDIDFVE; this is translated from the coding sequence AGCGCGATCGAGGAGGCCGAGAAGATGGAGGATGGGACGACAAACGGTGTCGACGATCCATCGTCTTCGACTGGGCCAACGGGAACGATGACTGACGAACAACTCCAGGACGTCCTCAAGGACCTCCAGACCAACATCACCGTCGTCGGCTGCGGCGGGGCCGGTGGGAACACGGTCAATCGGATGGCGGAGGAGGGAATCAAGGGGGCGAAACTCGTCGCGGCCAACACGGACGTACAGCACCTCGTGAACGTGCAGGCCGACACGAAGATCCTCATCGGCGAGCAGAAGACGCAGGGGCGCGGTGCCGGGTCGCTCCCGCAGGTCGGCGAGGAGGCGGCCCTTGAGTCCCAGGAGGACATCCACGACTCCATCCAGGGCTCGGACATGGTGTTCGTCACGGCGGGTCTCGGTGGCGGGACGGGCACGGGCTCGGCCCCCGTGGTCGCGAAGGCCGCACGCGAGGCCGGCGCGCTCACCATCGCCATCGTCACGACCCCCTTCACCGCCGAGGGCGAGGTTCGGCGGACGAACGCCGAAGCGGGGCTGGAGCGGCTCCGCGACGTGGCCGACACCGTCATCGTCGTCCCGAACGACCGGCTGCTGGACGCGGTGGGGAAACTCCCCGTCAAGCAGGCGTTCAAAGTCAGTGACGAGGTGCTGATGCGTTCGGTCAAGGGCATCACGGAGCTCATCACGAAGCCCGGCCTCGTCAACCTCGACTTCGCCGACGTCAAGACGGTCATGGAGCGCGGCGGCGTCGCCATGATCGGCCTCGGCGAGTCCGACTCCGAGCAGAAGGCACAGGACTCGGTCAAGAGCGCGCTCCGCTCTCCCCTCCTGGACGTGGACATCTCCGGCGCGAACTCCGCGCTGGTGAACGTCACGGGCGGGTCGGACATGAGCATCGAGGAGGCCGAGGGCGTCGTCGAGGAGATCTACGAGCGCATCGACCCCGAGGCGCGCATCATCTGGGGGACCTCTATCGACGAGGAGCTCGACGGCTCGATGCGGACGATGATCGTCGTCACCGGCGTCGACTCGCCGCAGATCTACGGCCGGACCGACGTCCAGCCGCAGGCCGGCACCGCCGACGACATCGACTTCGTCGAGTAA
- a CDS encoding protein translocase SEC61 complex subunit gamma: MDVKYDLTSYVRVLKLASTPSWEEFSQISKIAGAGIFLVGFLGFVIFAVMSFLPGGV; the protein is encoded by the coding sequence ATGGACGTCAAATACGATCTCACCAGCTACGTTCGCGTGCTGAAGCTCGCGTCGACGCCGTCGTGGGAGGAGTTCTCCCAGATCTCGAAGATTGCGGGTGCAGGCATCTTCCTCGTCGGCTTCCTCGGCTTCGTCATCTTCGCGGTCATGAGCTTCCTCCCCGGGGGCGTGTAG
- a CDS encoding transcription elongation factor Spt5, with the protein MPIFAVKTTASQERTVADMIANREEPEIHAVLAPDSLTSYVMVEADNNAVIERVLEEIPHARGLVGSGGAAGQSSMAEVEHFLSPTPDVEGIAEGDIVELVSGPFKGEKARVQRIDEGKDQVTVELYEATVPIPVTVRGDQIRVLDSEER; encoded by the coding sequence ATGCCCATCTTCGCCGTCAAGACCACCGCGAGCCAGGAGCGAACCGTCGCCGACATGATTGCGAACCGTGAGGAGCCGGAGATTCACGCCGTCCTCGCCCCCGACTCGCTGACCTCGTACGTGATGGTCGAGGCCGACAACAACGCGGTCATCGAGCGCGTGCTGGAGGAGATTCCGCACGCCCGCGGGCTCGTCGGCTCCGGTGGGGCTGCCGGCCAGTCGTCGATGGCCGAGGTGGAGCACTTCCTCTCGCCGACGCCCGACGTCGAGGGTATCGCCGAGGGCGACATCGTCGAACTCGTCTCCGGGCCGTTCAAAGGCGAGAAGGCCCGCGTTCAGCGAATCGACGAGGGCAAAGACCAGGTCACCGTCGAACTGTACGAGGCGACCGTGCCGATTCCCGTCACCGTCCGCGGCGACCAGATTCGCGTGCTCGACAGCGAGGAGCGGTAG
- a CDS encoding DUF7565 family protein, with the protein MSPWQCAIRGCGTHFADAEDVLVHQATEHDPHVCEICSAEVPEGYFAIRHALEEHSRAEYVRAYDAGPDDIRERETIRAAVEATVDVSTVADRLEANGRL; encoded by the coding sequence ATGTCCCCCTGGCAGTGTGCCATCCGCGGGTGCGGTACGCACTTCGCCGACGCCGAAGACGTGCTCGTCCACCAGGCCACAGAGCACGACCCGCACGTCTGTGAGATCTGTTCGGCGGAGGTCCCCGAGGGCTACTTCGCCATCCGTCACGCGCTCGAAGAACACAGTCGTGCGGAGTACGTCCGGGCGTACGACGCGGGTCCGGACGACATCCGCGAGCGCGAGACGATCCGGGCGGCGGTCGAGGCGACGGTCGACGTCTCGACGGTGGCCGACAGGCTCGAAGCCAATGGACGGCTCTGA
- a CDS encoding PHP-associated domain-containing protein: MHVKILDDRVAARAKARGIDVLVYAPHFTRLPDIRARASEYTDDELLVVPAREVFTGSWRERRHVLAVGLTDPIPDFITLDAALAECDRQDAAVLVPHPDLLNVSLGLEDVRRYRDRVDGVERYNAKCLPWQNAAMGRVAREAGVPVFGSSYAHLRRTVGEVWTTFRTRLDDETDLVSALRDEVPRTVMRRSGVGHRVRGAVEFSHLGYENSWQKIDRLLLSGMEPTHPDHIAYRGRFDDVSVY; this comes from the coding sequence ATGCACGTGAAGATACTCGACGACCGCGTCGCCGCGCGGGCGAAAGCCCGCGGTATCGACGTCCTCGTCTACGCGCCACACTTCACCCGCCTCCCCGACATCCGTGCCCGCGCCAGCGAGTACACCGACGACGAACTGCTCGTCGTCCCCGCCCGCGAGGTGTTCACCGGGTCGTGGCGCGAGCGCAGACACGTCCTCGCCGTGGGACTCACCGACCCGATTCCCGACTTCATCACCCTCGACGCCGCCCTGGCCGAGTGTGACAGACAGGACGCGGCCGTCCTCGTCCCCCACCCCGACCTCCTGAACGTGAGCCTCGGCCTCGAGGACGTCCGGCGCTATCGCGACCGGGTCGACGGCGTCGAGCGGTACAACGCGAAGTGTCTCCCGTGGCAGAACGCGGCGATGGGGCGCGTCGCTCGGGAGGCGGGCGTGCCCGTGTTCGGGTCGTCGTACGCGCACCTCCGGCGCACGGTCGGCGAGGTGTGGACGACGTTTCGGACGCGTCTCGACGACGAGACGGACCTCGTGAGCGCCCTCCGGGACGAGGTTCCCCGGACGGTGATGCGCCGGTCGGGGGTCGGACACAGAGTCCGCGGGGCCGTCGAGTTCTCCCACCTCGGCTACGAGAACAGCTGGCAGAAGATCGATAGACTCCTCCTCTCGGGGATGGAGCCGACCCACCCCGACCACATCGCCTATCGCGGGCGATTCGACGACGTCTCGGTGTACTGA
- a CDS encoding metal-dependent hydrolase, whose protein sequence is MNKKGHVLNAVLLGVGLGLILTVDPTTEPTTALAVEGLTRIVELSVPVTLGALFPDVDTAFGKHRKTLHNLPVLGLFLAFPFVFGNLQFVWIGVGTHYLLDIVGSRRGIALFYPFSKTEYGFPTGVTTSHRHADAVTVVITALELAVLGAVHFLAVPLDAGVAGVQELVTASMASFAWLALVV, encoded by the coding sequence GTGAACAAGAAGGGACACGTCCTGAACGCGGTGCTCCTCGGGGTCGGCCTGGGGCTCATCCTCACCGTCGACCCGACCACGGAGCCGACGACTGCCCTCGCCGTCGAGGGACTCACGCGCATCGTCGAACTCTCGGTCCCCGTGACGCTCGGCGCGCTCTTTCCCGACGTCGACACGGCCTTCGGCAAGCACCGCAAGACCCTCCACAACCTCCCCGTGCTGGGGCTGTTTCTCGCGTTCCCCTTCGTCTTCGGGAACCTCCAGTTCGTCTGGATCGGCGTCGGGACTCACTACCTCCTCGACATCGTCGGGAGCCGTCGCGGCATCGCGTTGTTTTACCCCTTCTCGAAGACCGAGTACGGCTTCCCGACGGGCGTGACGACGAGCCACAGACACGCCGACGCGGTGACGGTGGTCATCACCGCCCTCGAACTGGCCGTCCTCGGTGCCGTGCACTTCCTCGCCGTTCCGCTCGACGCGGGCGTCGCGGGCGTGCAGGAACTCGTGACGGCGTCGATGGCGTCGTTCGCGTGGCTCGCGCTCGTCGTCTGA
- a CDS encoding pyridoxal phosphate-dependent aminotransferase, translating into MDYDEPLFFHVIQYATNADRDVVDMVSGNPDWDPPAALREGLHEYADAPTAAFQYPPSDGLRELREEIAERRNVDVSRVIVSIGGGEANYLAMARAMERDTGDEFVLTDPVYPYYPGKAQMLGGRTTMVPVHEDGQLDMPAMREAISDETACIVVNTPNNPTGAVYPREVIEELADLAAAHDALLVVDEVYDHFDFSGEFESALTVDSDHTVVTSSYSKTFAITGFRVGYAVFPEALVEQARTRHMLVNVTGARPSQAAVLAALRSAGPEYYEGVRDSLRTRIDAFCDALDAAGADYTRPEGAFYVLARFDGFPGTMENVKRLIDEAGVAGMPGEAFGEARDEWIRFALCTPRAQEAAERLAEYFA; encoded by the coding sequence ATGGACTACGACGAGCCGCTGTTCTTCCACGTCATCCAGTACGCGACCAACGCGGACAGGGACGTCGTCGACATGGTGAGCGGTAACCCCGACTGGGACCCGCCCGCCGCCCTCCGGGAGGGGCTGCACGAGTACGCCGACGCGCCAACCGCGGCGTTTCAGTACCCGCCGAGTGACGGGCTCAGGGAGTTGAGAGAGGAAATCGCCGAGCGCCGGAACGTCGACGTCTCCCGCGTCATCGTCTCCATCGGCGGTGGCGAGGCGAACTACCTCGCGATGGCCCGCGCCATGGAGCGCGACACGGGCGACGAGTTCGTCCTCACCGACCCCGTCTACCCGTACTATCCGGGCAAGGCGCAGATGCTCGGCGGCCGGACGACGATGGTCCCGGTCCACGAGGACGGCCAGCTCGACATGCCCGCGATGCGCGAGGCGATCTCCGACGAGACGGCCTGTATCGTCGTGAACACGCCGAACAACCCCACCGGGGCGGTGTACCCGCGCGAGGTCATCGAGGAACTCGCCGACCTCGCGGCGGCCCACGACGCGCTCCTCGTGGTGGACGAGGTGTACGACCACTTCGACTTCTCCGGCGAGTTCGAGTCGGCGCTCACCGTCGACTCCGACCACACCGTCGTCACCTCGTCGTACTCGAAGACGTTCGCCATCACGGGCTTCCGCGTCGGCTACGCGGTGTTCCCCGAGGCGCTCGTCGAGCAGGCGCGGACCAGACACATGCTCGTCAACGTCACCGGCGCGCGCCCCTCTCAGGCGGCCGTGCTCGCGGCGCTACGGAGCGCCGGCCCCGAGTACTACGAGGGCGTCCGCGACTCGCTCCGGACCAGAATCGACGCCTTCTGTGACGCGCTCGACGCGGCCGGGGCGGACTACACCCGACCCGAGGGGGCGTTCTACGTCCTTGCGCGCTTCGACGGCTTCCCGGGCACGATGGAGAACGTGAAGCGGCTCATCGACGAGGCGGGCGTGGCCGGGATGCCAGGCGAGGCGTTCGGCGAGGCACGCGACGAGTGGATCCGCTTCGCGCTGTGTACCCCGCGGGCACAGGAAGCGGCCGAGCGACTGGCCGAGTACTTCGCCTGA